Proteins encoded by one window of Desulfurellaceae bacterium:
- the murD gene encoding UDP-N-acetylmuramoyl-L-alanine--D-glutamate ligase, which translates to MKFSALETPSVLILGLGQEGLSSLEFLCRRFPGKRFGVADRAEFDGLSGPAQDRLRAQSGRLRLHLGADYLNSLADYDVVIKSPGIPPTLPAIQRAAAQGKLTSHTALFFSNCPGTIIGITGTKGKSTTAALTHAILRGGGMHARLVGNIGRPPLDIFADTNARTVFVHELSSHQLEGLRHSPHIAVVLNIMPDHLDYYPSFEDYVRAKLNIARFQSAGDYLIYNAESVRLSRAAADSRARTLPFSTRRRLDRGCFVSSGRLVWRSEAGGEEPLLAVADIPLPGDFNLPNVLAAVATARLLGIGGESLRRAVRGFEALEHRFERLGPYRDISFYNAPLATVPEVTLAHLAALGPDVQTVLLGGHDRHLDFSELAGRLVGGGIRNLVLFPTSGARIWQAVRARSAVALQPAPHAFFVSSMERAVRLAYAHTEPGKICLHSPASPSFGLFKDYRERGRLFKDWVRRLAGDGHGLETSRPMR; encoded by the coding sequence GTGAAGTTTTCCGCTCTCGAAACCCCGTCGGTCCTTATCCTGGGGCTGGGCCAGGAGGGGCTGTCCAGCCTCGAGTTTCTGTGCCGGCGTTTTCCCGGCAAACGCTTTGGGGTGGCTGACCGGGCCGAGTTCGATGGGCTGAGCGGGCCGGCCCAGGACCGCCTCCGCGCCCAGTCCGGGCGGCTGCGGCTTCACCTGGGGGCGGACTATCTGAACAGCCTGGCCGACTATGATGTGGTTATCAAATCCCCCGGTATTCCTCCTACCTTGCCCGCTATCCAGCGGGCTGCGGCCCAAGGCAAGCTCACCTCACACACCGCCCTCTTTTTCAGTAACTGCCCGGGGACGATTATCGGCATTACCGGCACCAAGGGCAAAAGTACAACCGCCGCCCTGACCCACGCCATCCTGCGGGGCGGCGGAATGCACGCGCGGCTGGTCGGAAACATCGGCCGACCGCCGCTCGATATCTTTGCCGACACCAACGCTCGGACCGTTTTCGTCCATGAGCTGTCCTCGCACCAGTTGGAGGGCTTACGCCACAGCCCGCATATTGCCGTGGTGCTGAACATCATGCCCGACCATCTGGATTACTACCCGAGCTTCGAGGACTATGTGCGGGCCAAGCTGAATATCGCCCGCTTCCAATCGGCCGGGGATTATCTGATCTATAATGCCGAATCGGTCCGGCTGAGCCGGGCGGCGGCCGACTCCCGCGCCCGGACTCTGCCCTTTTCGACCCGGCGACGCCTGGACCGGGGCTGTTTCGTGTCGTCGGGCAGGCTCGTCTGGCGCTCGGAAGCGGGCGGCGAAGAACCGCTGCTGGCTGTTGCAGACATTCCGCTGCCGGGCGATTTCAATCTGCCCAACGTGCTGGCCGCAGTCGCAACGGCTCGGCTGTTGGGGATCGGGGGCGAATCCCTGCGCAGGGCCGTGCGCGGCTTCGAGGCTCTGGAGCACCGCTTTGAGCGGCTCGGTCCCTACCGCGACATCAGCTTCTACAACGCCCCGCTGGCGACCGTGCCTGAGGTCACCCTGGCCCACTTGGCCGCCCTTGGCCCGGACGTGCAGACCGTCCTGCTGGGCGGTCATGACCGCCACCTCGACTTCTCCGAGCTGGCCGGGCGACTGGTCGGCGGCGGGATCAGGAACTTGGTGCTGTTTCCGACCAGCGGAGCGCGGATCTGGCAGGCGGTCCGCGCCCGGTCGGCGGTGGCGTTGCAGCCCGCGCCGCACGCTTTTTTTGTCAGCAGCATGGAACGTGCCGTGCGGCTGGCCTACGCGCATACCGAGCCGGGAAAAATCTGCCTGCACTCGCCGGCGTCGCCGAGTTTTGGGCTGTTCAAGGACTATCGGGAACGCGGCCGGCTGTTCAAAGACTGGGTGCGGCGTCTGGCCGGCGACGGACACGGCCTAGAGACATCCCGGCCGATGCGATAA
- a CDS encoding SDR family oxidoreductase translates to MQLDLEGKVAIVTGGSKGIGRATALSLIAEGASVLVCARGQDALDETLRLAGEQGAGKILAMSADLTQAEVITAVVARCIQEFGRVDILVNNAGSARPGDFLELPDEAWLDDWTLKFFGYMRMARAVLPHMQHQQGGVIVNVIGTGALKPMGSYMIGGAANAALNHFTKALADEGSKKKVRVVGVNPGPILTERLQRFISTFSPQSGSPEEALQKMTPIGRVGQPQEVADLILFLASDRAAFIHGANITIDGGANQGLMG, encoded by the coding sequence ATGCAACTCGATCTGGAGGGCAAAGTCGCGATCGTGACCGGTGGCAGCAAGGGCATTGGGCGGGCCACGGCGCTCAGCCTCATTGCCGAGGGTGCATCGGTGCTGGTGTGCGCCCGGGGTCAGGACGCCCTGGATGAGACGCTCAGGCTGGCCGGCGAGCAGGGGGCGGGGAAAATCCTGGCCATGTCGGCCGACCTGACCCAGGCCGAGGTGATCACGGCGGTCGTGGCGCGCTGCATCCAGGAGTTCGGGCGGGTGGATATTCTGGTCAATAATGCCGGCAGCGCGCGGCCGGGCGATTTTTTGGAGCTGCCGGACGAGGCCTGGCTGGACGACTGGACGCTCAAATTTTTTGGCTACATGCGGATGGCGCGGGCGGTCTTGCCCCACATGCAGCACCAGCAGGGCGGGGTGATCGTCAATGTCATCGGCACCGGCGCGCTCAAGCCGATGGGCAGCTACATGATTGGCGGGGCGGCCAACGCCGCGCTCAACCATTTTACCAAGGCGCTGGCCGACGAGGGCTCCAAAAAGAAGGTCCGGGTGGTGGGGGTGAATCCGGGTCCGATCCTGACCGAACGCCTCCAGCGTTTCATCTCGACCTTCAGTCCCCAGAGCGGCAGTCCTGAGGAAGCCTTGCAGAAGATGACCCCGATCGGCCGGGTCGGCCAGCCCCAAGAGGTGGCCGACCTGATCCTGTTTCTGGCCTCGGACAGAGCCGCGTTCATTCATGGGGCGAATATCACCATTGACGGCGGGGCAAACCAGGGCTTGATGGGCTAG
- a CDS encoding OB-fold domain-containing protein, which yields MPDTPNFPRPIPSFDAQPYWDGCQRGELWMQRHKESGQWYPPNLFGPCEVLGREWVRVSGRGTVYSYTIITHPVHPAAREKVPYNVVQVQLDEDPELIMVSSLEHVSNEDIRIGMPVEVIFEEHEPEVYLPKFKPV from the coding sequence ATGCCAGACACCCCCAACTTCCCCCGTCCTATTCCCAGCTTTGACGCCCAGCCGTACTGGGATGGCTGTCAGCGCGGCGAGCTATGGATGCAACGCCACAAGGAGTCCGGGCAGTGGTATCCGCCCAACCTGTTCGGGCCGTGTGAGGTCCTGGGCCGGGAGTGGGTCAGGGTCAGCGGCCGGGGCACGGTCTACTCGTACACCATTATCACCCATCCGGTGCATCCCGCAGCCAGGGAAAAGGTACCGTACAACGTGGTCCAGGTTCAGCTCGACGAAGACCCCGAACTCATCATGGTCAGCAGCCTGGAGCACGTCAGCAACGAAGACATCAGGATCGGCATGCCGGTCGAGGTCATCTTTGAAGAGCATGAACCCGAGGTATATCTTCCCAAGTTCAAACCCGTGTAG